One stretch of Armatimonadota bacterium DNA includes these proteins:
- a CDS encoding DEAD/DEAH box helicase: MSFAVGSLVKARGREWVVLPESEDELLVLRPLGGTEDEVAGIFLPLEKVEPAAFDLPDPSHSGDFRSCRLLRDAVRLGFRSSAGPFRSFAQIAVEPRAYQIVPLLMALKMETVRLLIADDVGIGKTIEAGLVARELLDRGEVTRLAVLCLPQIAEQWQAELRDKFHIDAELVLPSTASRLERNCRIGQSLFDIYPFVVVSTDFIKSDRRLDEFLRTCPELVIVDEAHTCAWSGEGRGGRHQRHRLVSGLAARQDRHLMLVTATPHSGNENAFRSLLRLLKPEFGELSDDLSGPQNERHRRTLAAHFVQRRRADIRSYLSDETPFPSREEAEETYKLSEPYRKLFDKVLRYARETVADQTGGKHRQRVRWWSALALLRSIASSPAAAAATLRSRASTADTVTVEEADAVGRRSVLDLPGDESAEDADVTPGSIEGTEDDESQPNRRRLLDLAREADALKGADDFKLQKAITLLKKVVQDGFRPIVFCRFIDTAHYVAQALREKLPKDIEVSSITGTLPPAERESRVAELIQAPKHILVCTDCLSEGINLQEGFDAVVHYDLSWNPTRHEQREGRVDRYGQPSGTVRALTYYGVDNQIDGIVLDVLLRKHKMIRNSLGISVPVPANSDQVVEAIFEGLLLRGATGAASSQLSLQFDELIAQQKHDLHTEWEAATEREKRSRTLFAQETIKVAEVATELDAVRDAIGSGTTVEAFLRESIRANGGTVSGSGTLESDLAACPQAVQDAVGGTTKFRARFSLPVREDEIYLSRTHPIVEGLATYTMDSALDTLGNGVARRCGAIRTDHVERRTTLLMLRLRFHIVSRRGTDERQLLAEDLSLVAFEGSPQSPHWLDTGHAESLLLAEPKGNIPPDQAQSFLQRVIDDFEYLRPALDTTAQECAEELLNSHRRVRSASEQRGITYRVEPQLPPDVLGLYVFLPAV; this comes from the coding sequence ATGAGCTTCGCCGTCGGATCGCTGGTGAAGGCACGCGGGCGTGAGTGGGTCGTATTGCCCGAATCCGAAGACGAACTCCTTGTTCTCCGTCCGCTGGGCGGAACGGAAGACGAGGTTGCGGGCATCTTTCTTCCACTAGAGAAGGTCGAGCCGGCTGCATTCGACCTACCGGACCCCTCACACAGTGGGGACTTCCGCTCGTGCAGACTTCTCCGGGACGCGGTGCGTCTCGGCTTCCGGTCCAGCGCCGGCCCATTTCGCTCGTTTGCACAGATTGCCGTCGAGCCGAGAGCGTATCAAATCGTTCCGCTGCTCATGGCGCTCAAAATGGAGACCGTTCGGCTCCTGATCGCGGACGACGTTGGCATCGGCAAGACGATCGAAGCGGGTCTTGTCGCCAGGGAGCTTCTGGATCGAGGAGAAGTCACTCGCCTTGCGGTTCTGTGTTTGCCGCAGATAGCAGAGCAATGGCAGGCGGAGCTCCGAGACAAGTTCCACATCGACGCCGAGCTAGTACTGCCATCTACTGCTTCACGCTTGGAGAGAAACTGCCGCATCGGGCAATCGCTGTTCGACATCTACCCATTCGTCGTCGTATCCACTGACTTCATTAAGTCCGACCGCCGATTGGACGAGTTTCTTCGCACGTGTCCTGAGCTGGTTATCGTTGACGAGGCACATACCTGCGCCTGGAGTGGCGAAGGCCGGGGAGGGCGCCACCAGCGTCATCGATTGGTATCCGGCCTGGCCGCGCGGCAGGACCGTCACCTCATGCTCGTGACCGCTACCCCGCATAGCGGCAACGAGAATGCATTTCGCTCGCTGCTCCGTCTCCTGAAACCGGAATTCGGGGAGCTGTCGGACGACCTTTCGGGACCACAGAACGAACGGCACAGGCGAACGCTTGCAGCTCACTTCGTTCAGCGACGCCGGGCGGACATTCGCTCCTATCTGAGCGACGAGACGCCCTTCCCAAGTCGTGAGGAAGCGGAAGAGACCTACAAGCTGTCCGAACCCTATCGCAAGCTCTTCGACAAGGTCTTGCGCTACGCTCGCGAGACCGTCGCCGATCAAACGGGCGGAAAGCACCGCCAAAGAGTTCGGTGGTGGTCGGCGTTGGCGCTGCTCCGGTCCATTGCATCCAGCCCCGCAGCGGCAGCGGCGACTTTGAGAAGCCGAGCATCGACGGCGGACACTGTAACCGTCGAGGAAGCCGACGCGGTCGGGCGCAGGTCAGTCCTCGACCTGCCGGGTGATGAGTCTGCTGAGGATGCGGACGTAACGCCGGGCAGCATCGAGGGAACCGAAGACGACGAGTCGCAGCCCAATCGTCGGCGCCTGTTGGATCTGGCGCGCGAGGCGGACGCGCTCAAGGGAGCGGACGATTTCAAGCTCCAAAAGGCGATCACTCTCCTCAAGAAGGTTGTTCAAGACGGATTCCGACCGATCGTGTTCTGCCGTTTTATCGACACTGCACATTACGTGGCGCAAGCCCTCAGGGAGAAGCTTCCGAAGGATATCGAGGTTTCATCGATCACGGGAACACTGCCTCCGGCAGAGCGCGAATCCCGAGTGGCCGAGCTCATTCAAGCGCCGAAGCACATTCTCGTGTGCACGGACTGCTTGTCGGAGGGCATCAACCTCCAAGAAGGGTTCGATGCCGTCGTTCACTACGACCTGTCGTGGAACCCCACTCGCCATGAGCAGCGCGAAGGCCGAGTAGACCGATACGGCCAGCCCTCAGGCACGGTTCGAGCGCTGACCTACTACGGAGTAGACAACCAGATCGACGGGATCGTCCTCGACGTGCTCCTTCGCAAGCACAAGATGATCCGAAACAGCCTCGGTATCTCCGTACCGGTACCCGCGAACTCCGACCAGGTTGTCGAAGCCATCTTCGAGGGCCTGCTGCTGCGCGGCGCAACCGGCGCGGCCTCCTCTCAGCTCTCTCTGCAGTTTGACGAATTGATTGCCCAGCAAAAGCACGATCTCCATACGGAATGGGAGGCTGCAACGGAACGCGAGAAGAGGTCTCGCACGCTCTTCGCCCAGGAGACGATTAAGGTTGCAGAGGTCGCTACCGAGCTTGACGCCGTACGCGATGCCATCGGGTCCGGCACAACCGTCGAGGCATTCCTCCGCGAGTCGATTCGTGCCAACGGCGGAACGGTTTCAGGATCGGGCACGCTTGAGTCGGACCTCGCCGCTTGTCCGCAGGCGGTCCAAGATGCTGTCGGAGGCACCACGAAGTTCCGAGCGCGATTCTCCCTACCGGTCCGAGAGGACGAGATCTACTTGTCGCGCACCCATCCCATCGTGGAAGGTCTCGCCACCTATACGATGGATTCGGCGCTTGACACGCTGGGGAATGGTGTGGCCCGCCGCTGCGGAGCCATCCGCACCGATCACGTGGAGCGTCGGACGACCCTCTTGATGCTCCGGTTGCGATTTCACATCGTAAGCCGGCGCGGAACGGACGAACGACAGCTTCTGGCGGAGGACCTCTCGCTCGTTGCATTTGAGGGTTCACCACAGAGCCCGCATTGGCTAGACACCGGGCACGCGGAGTCTCTCTTACTCGCTGAACCGAAGGGCAACATACCACCCGACCAGGCGCAGTCTTTCCTCCAGCGCGTGATAGACGACTTTGAATATCTCCGGCCGGCACTGGACACGACCGCCCAGGAGTGCGCCGAGGAACTGCTGAACTCGCACCGCCGTGTTCGCTCCGCGTCGGAACAACGCGGAATCACCTATCGAGTCGAGCCGCAATTACCACCGGATGTGCTCGGACTCTATGTTTTTCTGCCCGCCGTGTGA